One Hyphomicrobium album genomic window carries:
- a CDS encoding FAD binding domain-containing protein — MNLETVTEVMRPVSADEISDWHEGYAWLAGGTWLFSTPQVATDTLIDLQSLNWPSLQATNEGLEIAATCTLAELAHFDAPAAWTTAPLFKMCCDSLLASFKVWNAATVGGNVCMSLPAGSMISLTAALEGVCTLWPRNAAPRRASVVDFVTGNHTNILEPGELLRSIHIPARALAKRFAFRRASLTHWGRSAIIVIGTQSRSRDDLLLTITAATARPFQLRFDHMPDAQLLREVIFLSIADADYFEDVHGSALYKRHLTYYFAEQIRAELAEGAPT; from the coding sequence ATGAATTTGGAAACCGTCACCGAGGTCATGCGGCCGGTCTCGGCCGACGAGATATCCGATTGGCACGAGGGGTACGCCTGGCTCGCGGGCGGGACCTGGCTGTTCTCGACGCCGCAGGTCGCGACCGATACCCTCATAGACCTTCAGTCTCTCAACTGGCCGTCGTTGCAGGCCACGAACGAGGGACTTGAGATCGCCGCGACATGCACCTTGGCGGAACTGGCTCACTTCGACGCGCCGGCGGCATGGACGACGGCGCCCCTGTTCAAGATGTGCTGCGACTCGCTGCTCGCCTCGTTCAAGGTCTGGAATGCAGCAACGGTAGGCGGCAACGTCTGCATGTCGCTGCCGGCCGGATCGATGATCTCGCTGACGGCGGCGCTCGAAGGGGTCTGCACGTTGTGGCCACGCAACGCGGCTCCGCGCCGCGCCTCCGTCGTCGACTTCGTCACCGGCAACCACACGAATATCCTGGAACCTGGCGAGCTGCTTCGCTCCATCCATATCCCGGCGAGGGCGCTCGCCAAGCGCTTCGCCTTCCGCCGCGCTTCGCTCACGCATTGGGGGCGCTCGGCCATCATCGTCATCGGCACGCAGAGCCGGAGCCGCGACGACCTCCTCCTTACCATCACCGCGGCGACAGCGCGCCCGTTCCAACTGCGCTTCGACCACATGCCCGATGCGCAGCTGCTGCGCGAGGTGATCTTCCTGTCCATCGCCGACGCCGATTACTTCGAGGACGTGCACGGTTCGGCGCTCTACAAGCGCCACCTCACCTACTACTTCGCGGAGCAGATCCGCGCCGAGCTCGCCGAAGGAGCGCCAACGTGA
- a CDS encoding antibiotic biosynthesis monooxygenase, with translation MSGQPSTLLLSARVRPGREAAFAQWQVQWQSALLAADARAVEFWPPAPPDQLETVGLARFPSMDTLRRWRRGEQNRVLIDTAAPLVEGGLVMQLVGQAAVDYSVAHGVTMVMVTEIKPGSEAAYKAWTDRIQKLQATFPGYLGSFVQPPQHKEGGWTTVLRFDSAAHLDRWLASPERAAMVKESENLVAHFHAQRVDTSFPGWVPNDPKTGSPPNMWKTACLVLLTLFPVVMLELRFLNPHLKDLNPAVGTFIGNIISVGLTTWPLMPLAIYVFRDWLFPEGKAPWLAWALPVGLVLCYLAEIALLWHLL, from the coding sequence ATGAGCGGCCAGCCCTCTACACTTCTGCTTTCTGCGCGTGTCCGTCCCGGCCGCGAAGCCGCGTTTGCCCAGTGGCAGGTTCAATGGCAGAGCGCGCTGCTCGCCGCCGACGCTCGCGCCGTCGAGTTTTGGCCGCCGGCGCCTCCGGACCAGCTCGAGACGGTGGGACTGGCCCGCTTTCCTTCGATGGACACGCTGCGGCGGTGGCGCCGCGGCGAACAGAACCGCGTACTCATCGATACCGCCGCGCCGCTGGTCGAAGGCGGCCTCGTCATGCAGCTCGTGGGGCAGGCGGCCGTCGACTACTCCGTCGCGCACGGCGTGACGATGGTCATGGTCACCGAGATCAAGCCCGGCAGCGAGGCTGCATATAAGGCCTGGACGGATCGCATTCAGAAACTGCAGGCGACGTTTCCCGGCTACCTCGGCTCATTCGTGCAGCCACCGCAGCATAAGGAGGGCGGCTGGACGACGGTGTTGCGTTTCGACTCGGCGGCGCACCTCGACCGCTGGCTCGCATCGCCCGAACGCGCGGCCATGGTGAAGGAGAGCGAAAACCTCGTCGCCCATTTTCACGCGCAGCGTGTCGACACCTCGTTCCCGGGGTGGGTCCCGAACGATCCCAAAACGGGCTCGCCGCCGAACATGTGGAAGACGGCGTGCCTCGTCCTTCTCACGCTCTTTCCCGTCGTCATGCTGGAGCTTCGCTTCCTCAACCCGCATCTCAAGGACCTCAACCCGGCCGTCGGCACCTTCATTGGCAACATCATCAGTGTCGGACTGACGACATGGCCGCTGATGCCGCTGGCGATCTACGTTTTCCGCGATTGGTTATTCCCCGAGGGCAAGGCGCCTTGGCTCGCTTGGGCGCTGCCGGTCGGGCTGGTGCTCTGCTACCTCGCGGAGATCGCGCTTCTTTGGCACCTGCTGTGA
- a CDS encoding multicopper oxidase domain-containing protein: MASESSGTSSTLRALAALAGVLALAMAWLTTQGRAQEAVTNFDPSLRPAYREPVTLASKDGVLEVRLTAHQGRAVLDTVAKPVENMLVFGYAVIRGTASDGQLSGDNLYPAPTLQVFPGETLIVHLENELSGLTIRDFFDPQYSAKGEPVPLYPGQMTSSPLNLHVHGVHVSPKGNSDNVMLHIPAGMSNTYTYRIPQNMPQGAYWYHSHLHGLTTPHVYYGLAGLLAIGRTDGNLPLVTQHALPIRNMLLQYNVVFDRKGGLSQINNPNWPQWVSSGKAPAADELAKGTYRPLLAPVNFAQSRKGTQYFTVWYAGPLSINNMRGRFEFIPSSLQRFAANSGGPGGNVEANPALPDYQRDVQFTVNGLFQPVITSKPGQTEIWVLANVSDIAYMSVQLTETATGTHPKIAIVGQDGNPSREVHYPVFEGGTRLVIPPATRYAIAVTMPDSGDLVLEMPPMGGGARTLSSQGVLYENDGSDNPPATLGTLSVLPSDISYFDGFFIFPTQVLARTVPAQERGNSVAFAEGQKLDAYATFDELSQVTPDFKRELTITGGFLNDLASTSDPKAFVYAFDGTAFPNVPLLQPRLNSVEEWSFINNNNDEHPIHVHVNDFQVTSYFDPTTGLKTGAEKWEVDNANVPAPTLGPGESVIQPGTLSIRTKFEDYTGLFVMHCHRLNHEDNGLMTLVNVIPEVSAYAVAVQGSPGRSAEVNVYDGNGDRNIATVTPFTGYEGALSVAMGDVNDDNVLDLIVGAGENYEPIVVAYSGKASDGKPAFSAPIARFAAFDRTARGGVSVTAAQIDGTTADNIIVGSGPGTPSEVRVFGTELPSTLDTAPPLFSTFTPYVGDRSGVSVASGFVDFATGRYSIITAPGPGTPTQVKVFSFSLMKPLRSRLASASGDKQCPGPKEAQLTSAFMPFGLGYTSGVSLATGWLTGPWGGAETIIVGQLSGPGTVKVYSSGSSLQGGPRVYLQSAAHTTAPIFTDIAEFRPFNQTSGVRVAATSTTIGADLLLSGTSQTDRAVRVLKFQLIKPSPDATTLVARQINEVGAITGAFPGVLGGD; the protein is encoded by the coding sequence ATGGCGAGCGAGTCGTCGGGCACGAGTAGCACTTTGCGCGCACTGGCGGCGCTCGCCGGCGTGCTTGCGTTAGCCATGGCTTGGCTCACGACGCAAGGGCGCGCGCAAGAAGCCGTCACCAATTTCGATCCGTCCCTGCGCCCGGCCTATCGCGAACCGGTCACGCTGGCGAGCAAGGACGGTGTCCTCGAGGTGAGGCTGACGGCGCATCAAGGCCGCGCCGTGCTCGACACCGTGGCGAAGCCGGTCGAGAACATGCTCGTCTTCGGCTACGCGGTCATCCGCGGCACCGCTTCCGACGGGCAGCTGTCTGGCGACAACTTGTATCCCGCGCCGACGCTGCAAGTCTTTCCGGGCGAGACGCTGATCGTGCATCTCGAGAACGAGTTGAGCGGGCTGACGATCCGCGACTTCTTCGACCCGCAATACTCAGCGAAGGGCGAGCCGGTGCCGCTCTATCCGGGCCAGATGACATCCTCCCCGCTGAACCTGCACGTCCACGGCGTGCACGTGAGCCCAAAGGGGAACTCCGACAATGTGATGCTGCATATACCGGCAGGGATGTCGAACACCTACACGTACCGTATCCCGCAGAACATGCCGCAGGGCGCCTACTGGTATCACAGCCACCTGCATGGCTTGACGACCCCGCACGTGTACTACGGGCTCGCCGGCCTGCTGGCGATCGGGCGCACGGACGGCAATCTTCCGCTTGTCACCCAGCACGCCCTGCCGATCCGCAACATGCTGCTGCAGTACAACGTGGTGTTCGACCGCAAAGGCGGTCTCTCCCAGATCAACAATCCGAACTGGCCGCAATGGGTGAGCTCCGGCAAGGCGCCCGCAGCCGACGAATTGGCGAAGGGGACGTACCGGCCGCTGCTCGCGCCGGTGAATTTCGCGCAATCCCGCAAAGGAACTCAATACTTTACGGTCTGGTACGCAGGCCCGCTGTCGATCAACAACATGCGCGGGCGCTTCGAATTCATTCCGAGCAGCTTGCAGCGCTTTGCGGCAAACTCCGGCGGCCCGGGAGGCAACGTCGAAGCGAACCCCGCGCTGCCCGACTATCAGCGTGACGTACAGTTCACCGTGAATGGGCTGTTCCAGCCGGTGATCACGAGCAAGCCCGGGCAGACCGAGATCTGGGTGCTCGCGAACGTCAGCGACATCGCCTACATGAGCGTTCAGCTCACCGAGACGGCGACGGGCACACACCCGAAGATCGCCATCGTCGGCCAGGACGGCAACCCGAGCCGCGAGGTCCACTATCCCGTCTTCGAGGGCGGCACGCGGCTCGTCATTCCGCCGGCCACGCGCTACGCGATCGCCGTGACCATGCCGGATAGCGGCGACCTCGTGCTCGAGATGCCGCCGATGGGGGGTGGCGCGCGGACGCTGAGTTCGCAGGGAGTTCTCTACGAGAACGACGGTAGCGACAATCCGCCGGCCACTCTCGGCACATTGAGCGTACTGCCTTCGGACATCAGCTATTTCGACGGCTTTTTCATTTTTCCGACGCAAGTCCTGGCGCGCACTGTGCCGGCGCAAGAGCGCGGCAATTCTGTCGCCTTCGCGGAAGGACAGAAGCTCGACGCCTACGCGACGTTCGATGAGCTCTCCCAGGTCACGCCCGACTTCAAGCGCGAGCTGACGATAACGGGCGGATTCCTGAACGACCTGGCGAGCACGTCCGATCCCAAGGCGTTCGTCTACGCGTTCGACGGCACGGCCTTCCCGAACGTTCCACTGCTGCAGCCACGGCTGAACTCGGTCGAGGAGTGGAGCTTCATCAACAACAACAACGACGAGCATCCGATCCACGTCCACGTCAACGACTTCCAGGTGACGAGCTACTTCGACCCCACGACCGGCCTGAAGACCGGGGCGGAGAAATGGGAGGTCGACAACGCCAATGTGCCGGCGCCCACCTTGGGACCGGGCGAGTCCGTCATTCAGCCCGGGACCCTGTCGATCCGCACCAAGTTCGAGGACTACACCGGCCTCTTCGTGATGCACTGCCACCGCCTCAACCACGAGGACAATGGTCTGATGACGCTGGTCAACGTCATCCCCGAGGTCTCGGCATATGCAGTTGCCGTGCAAGGCTCGCCGGGCCGCTCGGCCGAGGTCAACGTCTACGACGGCAACGGCGACCGGAACATCGCCACGGTCACGCCATTCACCGGGTACGAAGGCGCGCTGAGCGTCGCCATGGGCGACGTCAACGACGACAACGTCCTCGATCTCATCGTCGGGGCAGGCGAGAACTACGAGCCGATCGTCGTGGCCTATTCCGGCAAGGCGAGCGACGGCAAGCCAGCGTTCAGCGCACCGATTGCGCGCTTCGCCGCGTTCGATCGCACCGCGCGCGGCGGCGTGAGCGTCACCGCCGCCCAGATCGATGGCACCACGGCGGACAACATCATCGTCGGCTCGGGCCCCGGCACTCCGAGCGAGGTTCGCGTGTTCGGCACGGAGCTGCCGTCTACGCTGGACACGGCACCGCCGCTCTTCTCGACGTTCACGCCCTACGTCGGCGACCGCTCCGGCGTCAGCGTCGCGTCCGGCTTCGTCGACTTTGCGACCGGCCGCTACAGCATCATCACCGCCCCGGGCCCGGGGACGCCCACGCAGGTGAAGGTCTTCAGCTTCTCACTGATGAAGCCCCTCCGCTCGCGGCTGGCCTCTGCATCGGGCGACAAGCAGTGCCCCGGCCCCAAGGAGGCGCAGCTCACCTCGGCGTTCATGCCGTTCGGTCTCGGATATACGAGCGGCGTTTCGCTGGCGACGGGCTGGCTTACTGGACCGTGGGGTGGTGCCGAGACGATCATCGTCGGCCAGCTGAGCGGACCCGGCACCGTTAAGGTCTATTCCAGCGGCTCGTCGCTGCAGGGTGGGCCGCGCGTCTATCTGCAAAGTGCGGCGCACACGACGGCGCCCATCTTCACCGACATTGCGGAATTCAGGCCGTTCAATCAGACGTCGGGCGTGCGCGTCGCCGCGACGAGCACGACCATCGGCGCCGACCTCCTCCTCAGCGGCACCTCGCAGACAGACCGGGCGGTCAGGGTCCTCAAGTTCCAGCTCATCAAGCCGAGTCCCGACGCCACGACGCTCGTCGCCAGGCAGATCAACGAGGTCGGCGCGATCACCGGCGCGTTCCCAGGTGTCCTAGGCGGTGACTGA
- a CDS encoding RidA family protein: MLHRLLSSVAMMALAAGLGPVQAVSPNGVETLSPPGAIKAEGTWSLGVRAGDFVFVAGMQGIDPVTNTLVQEPKARIRQAFLNIKLIAHAEGASLQDCVRLTVYVSDLQRFAAMVDEVQAELWGTPPYPPRTMVEVRRLFDDDIVEIDSVFYAPAKK, translated from the coding sequence ATGCTGCACCGCCTTCTCTCCAGCGTGGCGATGATGGCCCTGGCCGCAGGCCTCGGGCCCGTGCAGGCTGTCTCGCCGAACGGTGTCGAAACGCTCAGCCCGCCCGGCGCCATCAAGGCAGAGGGCACCTGGAGCCTGGGCGTGCGGGCGGGAGACTTCGTCTTCGTCGCCGGCATGCAAGGCATCGACCCCGTCACCAATACTCTGGTCCAGGAGCCCAAGGCGCGCATTCGCCAAGCGTTCCTCAATATCAAGTTGATCGCGCACGCAGAGGGCGCGAGCTTGCAGGACTGCGTCCGGCTGACCGTCTATGTGAGCGACCTGCAGCGGTTCGCGGCGATGGTCGACGAGGTCCAGGCGGAACTGTGGGGGACACCGCCATATCCCCCGCGCACGATGGTCGAGGTCAGGCGGCTGTTCGACGACGACATCGTGGAGATCGACAGCGTCTTCTACGCGCCGGCGAAAAAGTGA